From Humisphaera borealis, the proteins below share one genomic window:
- a CDS encoding LysM peptidoglycan-binding domain-containing protein — protein MPDDLISATSSATPGSVTGVCVRMLLGHHLEPASGQTFGASVTEFAAVTQLSVGDDPVLMGPMQVSIGGCTAPSPFNAMPGTCYGCGQVSPAAGELLRAPMPVLRIGNQGHCAGVAISNVWPHPPIPVMCELKICRSGQRATGGAPPPAAVPQVAHGTVGAGEAATNGQSEFKLKVSWLDAPANGLRVLARPTKGEAAQGVRNLILDEKGCVTFRMPNRECVVQLIDVLPEQIHEQSAATVSEDRLPCLNYTVKKGDTLWSIGQRFGTSWEKIWNHEKNGKLKSDRHSDPKRLQENDALVIPQLQRATLKLNAKTENHVRLVPLLPHIDSHCHVVAASQYEPVLGGSDQQELAAYDEVVLVYKDGVAVRWPAPVTVDVRRTGTDPGEQPTWDRTDVDVQSVVRLSISSSNRTPPQPAIYESETEWTVSKPGSDGVASGVAIFLANGSLTQVPLPTCLRRNGQLPICLRDGQELRFQENLPRLVQRHHFGFAAWINTPAGFRGAVSMVAVGKFLVHNVLESEATNAWYLLRGLAGNSTTDRLNDRAKAIVPLVLDLSQTPIRKSLHAWVLDVIAGSHVEAEVRDDSQDYPRREYIWFKQDVNRIVTVVERIAHKGRGEVLPFAPFDARNPEAMKIVKDCVPQRGFVGIKMYTRCGWLPTENAKLFGDPRGAIVDRQAKELLEFAIKSDLPITNHHSPGGWPPTSEEVGPACFWSSLNFGFPRLNKPNPQASFEDAARWLVEAFCVATARYCEYVQTLASPYIWISTLNENTRLRLNLAHFGTAGAAWCRYQSRQSASIEVSESTSTYLRYNPVIVSGERFAGSQFKAAVLLRLTRASVSELEWYLTDDEFGWARSQLQRLTQGDPTVPLLWELKEPEHLNQVLQLPHWQDWLSQWKNRFPLDWCSKILDLMTNFPNVFADLSYFVGDLEREDGDVLRRLLSEIAKHKTWQHRVLAGTDWPLIEKDGVGVSESWLAFRQAVDEAAILAKVSADSLWQKLTCENPLRFLNLKTRMDALEKFYNEPLGQDREGGDPVFWWPAVRLYYDRAKDNPGH, from the coding sequence ATGCCGGACGATCTCATTTCCGCGACAAGTTCCGCAACTCCTGGCTCCGTAACGGGAGTGTGCGTCAGGATGTTGCTTGGTCATCATCTTGAGCCCGCTTCCGGTCAAACCTTCGGCGCCTCAGTGACTGAGTTCGCCGCAGTCACACAACTCTCCGTCGGCGACGACCCGGTGCTGATGGGCCCCATGCAGGTATCGATCGGCGGATGTACAGCACCTTCGCCATTCAACGCCATGCCAGGCACCTGCTATGGTTGCGGACAGGTCTCGCCCGCCGCAGGTGAACTGCTTCGAGCACCTATGCCGGTTCTTCGGATAGGGAACCAAGGGCATTGTGCCGGTGTGGCCATTAGCAATGTGTGGCCACACCCGCCCATCCCCGTAATGTGCGAGCTGAAAATCTGCCGATCTGGACAACGCGCCACAGGAGGCGCTCCGCCACCGGCTGCAGTTCCTCAAGTCGCCCATGGAACTGTTGGAGCGGGTGAAGCTGCAACGAATGGACAGAGCGAGTTTAAGCTCAAGGTGTCGTGGCTCGATGCGCCGGCAAACGGTCTCCGAGTTTTGGCACGCCCGACGAAAGGCGAGGCGGCCCAAGGAGTTAGGAACCTGATTCTTGACGAGAAGGGCTGCGTCACGTTCCGTATGCCGAATAGAGAGTGCGTCGTCCAATTGATCGACGTCCTTCCTGAGCAGATCCATGAGCAATCCGCGGCCACTGTCTCGGAAGACAGATTACCTTGCCTGAATTACACGGTGAAGAAGGGTGACACCCTGTGGTCGATCGGCCAACGGTTCGGGACTTCCTGGGAGAAGATTTGGAATCATGAGAAAAACGGAAAACTGAAGAGTGACCGGCATAGCGATCCAAAACGTCTTCAAGAGAACGACGCCCTGGTTATTCCGCAACTTCAACGAGCGACCCTAAAGTTGAATGCCAAGACGGAAAACCATGTGAGGCTCGTACCACTGCTTCCGCACATCGACAGTCATTGCCACGTCGTTGCAGCATCGCAGTATGAGCCGGTCTTGGGCGGATCGGACCAACAAGAGCTGGCAGCCTACGACGAAGTCGTCCTCGTATACAAAGACGGCGTCGCGGTGCGGTGGCCCGCACCGGTTACTGTGGATGTCCGCCGTACTGGCACGGATCCGGGCGAGCAGCCGACGTGGGATAGGACGGATGTTGACGTCCAAAGTGTCGTTCGACTTTCGATTAGCTCAAGCAACCGCACGCCGCCGCAGCCTGCAATCTATGAGTCGGAAACTGAATGGACGGTGTCCAAGCCTGGATCGGACGGCGTGGCTTCGGGTGTAGCGATTTTTTTGGCGAACGGCTCGTTGACGCAAGTACCACTTCCGACGTGTCTTCGGCGCAACGGGCAATTGCCGATCTGCCTGCGAGATGGACAGGAGCTTAGGTTTCAGGAAAACCTTCCCCGGCTTGTGCAGCGGCATCATTTCGGATTCGCCGCGTGGATCAACACCCCAGCAGGGTTCCGAGGCGCTGTCAGCATGGTGGCCGTTGGTAAGTTCCTCGTCCACAACGTACTTGAAAGTGAGGCGACAAACGCTTGGTATCTGCTCAGGGGGCTGGCAGGAAACTCGACGACCGATCGGCTCAACGATCGGGCAAAGGCCATCGTGCCCCTCGTTCTCGATCTTAGCCAGACTCCGATTCGAAAATCCCTTCACGCCTGGGTGCTGGATGTAATTGCTGGCTCACACGTCGAGGCCGAAGTTCGCGACGACAGTCAGGATTACCCGCGGCGCGAGTACATCTGGTTCAAACAGGACGTCAACAGAATCGTCACCGTCGTAGAACGTATCGCCCACAAAGGGCGCGGTGAGGTTTTGCCGTTTGCCCCATTTGATGCGCGGAACCCGGAGGCAATGAAGATCGTCAAGGATTGTGTCCCGCAACGGGGTTTTGTCGGAATCAAGATGTACACACGTTGCGGTTGGTTGCCCACGGAGAATGCCAAGCTCTTCGGGGATCCTCGTGGGGCAATCGTAGACCGACAGGCTAAAGAGCTTCTTGAGTTCGCCATCAAAAGCGACCTGCCGATCACGAATCACCATTCTCCGGGGGGATGGCCCCCGACCTCAGAAGAAGTTGGGCCTGCATGCTTTTGGTCGAGTCTGAACTTCGGATTTCCGCGTCTGAACAAGCCAAATCCGCAAGCCAGTTTCGAGGACGCCGCCCGATGGCTGGTTGAAGCGTTCTGTGTCGCGACGGCGAGGTACTGCGAGTACGTTCAGACACTGGCCTCGCCTTACATCTGGATCTCGACCCTTAACGAGAATACGAGACTCCGGCTCAACTTGGCCCACTTTGGAACTGCTGGTGCCGCTTGGTGCCGCTATCAAAGCAGGCAGTCGGCAAGTATTGAGGTGAGCGAGTCCACGTCCACCTATCTCCGCTACAACCCTGTCATCGTCAGCGGGGAGAGATTTGCCGGTTCGCAGTTCAAGGCCGCTGTCCTGCTACGCCTGACGCGCGCATCAGTTTCTGAACTGGAGTGGTATTTGACAGACGACGAGTTCGGTTGGGCCCGCAGCCAGTTACAGCGTCTAACACAAGGGGATCCCACCGTGCCACTCCTCTGGGAGCTCAAAGAGCCTGAGCACCTCAACCAAGTGTTGCAACTACCCCATTGGCAGGATTGGCTATCCCAGTGGAAAAACCGATTTCCATTGGACTGGTGTTCCAAGATACTGGACTTGATGACGAATTTTCCCAACGTCTTCGCCGATCTATCCTATTTCGTCGGCGACTTGGAACGAGAGGATGGCGATGTGCTCCGCAGGCTGCTTTCCGAAATTGCAAAACACAAAACCTGGCAGCATCGCGTCCTTGCCGGTACCGATTGGCCCCTGATCGAGAAAGACGGCGTTGGCGTATCCGAAAGCTGGCTCGCTTTTCGTCAAGCCGTCGATGAGGCGGCCATTCTCGCGAAGGTATCGGCCGACTCGCTGTGGCAAAAACTCACGTGCGAGAACCCACTCAGGTTTCTCAACTTGAAGACGCGGATGGACGCGCTGGAGAAATTCTACAATGAGCCCCTTGGCCAAGACAGGGAAGGTGGAGATCCCGTCTTCTGGTGGCCGGCAGTCCGCCTTTATTACGACCGGGCGAAGGATAACCCCGGACATTGA